In Humulus lupulus chromosome 7, drHumLupu1.1, whole genome shotgun sequence, the following are encoded in one genomic region:
- the LOC133792611 gene encoding uncharacterized protein At5g39865: MWRPWGKSPTRVHDTSSPSSLFSCSSFKDIENLCSSDEPTQSHQLVPAAKKTYVVFHRVRAANSLLRAWSTRPPAAPEPQPEPEPEPDAAKLHDHSPPPPVISIPGAEKRIVVYFTSLRVVRSTFEDCRAVRSILRGFRVSIDERDLSMDSSFLAELQQILGQRKLTLPRVFIGGRYVGGADEVRQLHEMGELKKFVEGLPAVEPGVCDTCGGICFVLCDDCNGSHKLYSEKGGFKSCTSCNENGLIRW, translated from the exons ATGTGGCGGCCGTGGGGAAAATCGCCGACTCGGGTTCATGACACGTCATCACCTTCTTCCCTATTCTCCTGTTCTTCTTTTAAAGACATCGAGAATCTCTGTTCTTCAGACGAACCCACTCAATCACACCAACTCGTTCCCGCAGCCAAGAAAACCTACGTAGTATTCCACCGAGTCCGAGCCGCCAACTCACTCCTCCGCGCCTGGTCGACTCGCCCGCCAGCTGCACCCGAGCCCCAACCGGAACCCGAACCCGAACCCGATGCCGCAAAACTACACGATCATTCTCCGCCGCCTCCGGTGATCTCCATCCCTGGCGCGGAGAAGCGGATTGTGGTCTACTTCACGAGCCTGAGGGTGGTGCGGTCGACGTTCGAGGATTGCAGGGCCGTCCGATCCATCCTGAGAGGGTTTCGGGTGTCGATCGACGAGCGAGACTTGTCGATGGACTCGAGTTTCTTGGCTGAGCTGCAGCAAATCCTTGGTCAAAGAAAGTTGACTCTTCCGAGGGTTTTCATTGGCGGGAGGTACGTGGGTGGGGCCGACGAGGTGAGACAGCTTCACGAGATGGGCGAGCTCAAGAAGTTCGTCGAAGGCTTGCCAGCAGTGGAACCGGGCGTGTGTGACACGTGCGGCGGCATTTGTTTTGTTCTGTGCGACGACTGCAACGGCAGCCATAAGTTGTACTCTGAGAAAGGCGGCTTCAAGAGTTGTACCTCGTGCAATGAGAACGGTCTCATCAG GTGGTAG